CTTGTAGAGAAAGCTATAAACTCTGGTTACATTGTTGAGGTTTGGATGCTGAGCAACAAGAGTCCACAGTGTGAAATTCTTCCGATAATTGAAATTGGTGACTGTAATCTTCACACGCCAATACTCCTTGTAGTTGGCCTTAATATGCCAATGCACCCGGATTGGGCACATGTGTGAAGTACACTCAAGCATTGATGTACTTGCTTCTACAACACTTGAAATTCTGGAATTGCTCCTGTTATTTTACAGTCCAAATACATGAATCAGGAACAGAGACGCATCTAACAGAACGAACACACTAATCGATTCAGCGTCAAATACATTTAACTTGTTTCTCAAGTGAGTGTGACTTCTTACATGACACAGCTAGTATTTTCATTATTCTGGCACCCACAAGAACAGGATGGACAGGGAGTGATCTTAGAGTTGTAAAAGGATGACAAAGAAACACAACAGGAGGGATTCTTAGACACAAGCATTTGCGAGTAAGAGCACGTCACAGTCCAGCTCACTgcaatattatatatagaaacagataatcaaagaatcagaactctCTACGCAGGAACTACATTGGCCAGAGGAGATTTTAAGAGGAAGACCAACTTACTCATTGCTTGTGTTTTTCGCTTCCCATCACTTGAGAAGAAAACTGAAGGTGAAACAATTGTTGCTGCACTGCACGTATAGCCTGGTCCTGGACCAAGCAAAAAGAAATTCTGGGGCAGTGCAACTGTTGTATTGGATGTACCAGAGAGACCAACACTGAGCTGAAATGATGAAACTGCGGCTGTAGGTTCTTGTCCCCAAGATGCCAAAACACCACCCTTGCAGCAATCAGAATACTGTTGGGTTTTAGGGACTCCAGGGAGCAAGTCAACAACTGTAGGATTTCTCGTACAGCAGTGTGGAATGTTGCCTTTGAAATTGGAACAATCTCCTTGATCAGTGGCTTGGGCTCCCACCATTGACCAAATCACTTCTTTCTTAGCCCATGTCCAGCCTAAGGTCCACCCTGGGCTCATTATTTGTCGATACATTTGAAAGTTATTCATCAACACAGCTGcctaaaaaacatatcaatttcAGTGCGTTCAAATCAGAATACATAAGCTAGTCGATGCTCTTCTCTTCAGTTGGAAACTGCATGTTTAAATTTTGACCAAATTTTACGAGTTCTTCAATGCAAACAGAGTACTCTTGCCTCAGTTCTTCAATGCAAGCTAGTAATGTAACTGATAAATTCGCATATATGCTGTTAGAACATGAGCAGATTCTAGCCCTCTACAATGCTCTAGTTTGCTAATTTTCTATTTGGTAGCTGCAACTATAGAATAAGAGTTCTCACAAGTTCAAGACAATAATGAATGACAATATAATTGAGTAGTTTGCATTGTGCTTACTTTATGCTGATAAACTAGCCGTAGCATTACATAATACAaatatatgaagaaaatgagatgACACTCACAACATAGCCATCAGGAGTCCAAGACAGGATATCCCATTTTATATTTATGCTCCCATGGGGATCCAATGGATCGTAAGCCACTGCAATAACATGGCAAGATAGAGAGGGAAATAAATACTCAGCAGAATTTTATCAAACTTGCCTAATGTATATTTCTGAGAGCTGGAAGGGTAACCTGCATGTAAAACTGTCATGGCAGAAAAAATAGTCAAGACAATCGAGAACTTAAGCTTATCAAGTTCCATGCTCTTTCGCTCGCTCTTAATTTTGCCTAATTGTATTGAAAAGTCTAGTATTTATGTAAGTTGGATTAAAGATATGGaggtgattttctttgtttggtagTTCCATTTAAGATTCTCCTGTTATATTCACAGCAGATTcagaataaataataagatgACTAACAATGGCATCATATGGTAATGACATGTGATGTATTCTGCCACTAATTTATCCTGCTAGGTACTTTTGATTTGCAGTACGGGGCACTAGAAGATATAATAATAGAGGGGAAAATCTCTCTTTCAAGGGCAgattatatgaataaaattggtaatatggttttttaaatattataaatatatatattttttgtttatgtgtacactaatgatatatataaaaagagttatataaaagagttaattgtattttaatatatttggtacataactattttaataatatgatatgatttgattgatttagtgatttaaaaataactcagatgattcttgttcaatttaatattgaatagaaCCAATCCGGTTGAACTTACTAAACttgtaatataaattataagatgagaataatcttataatatatatatatatataaaataaaaataaaaactaaagaaaaaaatagcattgCAATAAATTGTATTATgtaatgttttgatattttttgtaagatatataagaataatattttttttaaaagaataatattttaacattttatttaatattctcCTTATAGCAAGCAAAACAAGCAgtgaaatgatatatatatatatatatatatataattctataaTCGGcatataatttcttttctttaaaaaaaaaaaacaataaggacaAGGGATGTGTGTGTGAGTGTATCCCAATTTAATAAGTAGGTTCCCGGAAGAGAAAAGCCATATAGCTCAGGTAACAAGGATTCTGCACCAGTTTCCAGTTATTAAACAATATATGCTAAATCAGTATTTGGAAACGcgattatatttatattttttttaaaaaaattacttttttatatatttaaattttttttttatatactgattttaaaaataaaaaaatattattttaatattaaaaacactttaaaaaacaaccataaccatACTTTCAAACACTTTAAATAATCACAAACACGAACCTTATGAAATTAAAGTGTAAAATGAATGAATATTAAAGTGTCCCTTCGTTTCAATTGAAAGATCTCTTGCCAGTTGACAAAATGCCTATTGATAAGTCACTTCATCATTCTTGAAATccacctaaaaaaataagaacgtCCTAaacaaatacttcaaaaaataatgtaattgaTGAACTGTACAATTTAAAAGTAGAGAGAAATAAGCTTGGAATATCTCTTCACGAACAGGGAAAGCCATCCAAACATAGAGAGCACTGAAAACGAATATTAATTAGATTTAGTCAATGAGGCCACAAGATACAACCACGTTCACATCCACCACTTGGGCTGGAAGCTCTTCCATTGTGAGCTGAATACCCAGAGCATCATGCGAtcgtagttttatttttatttggggtaTGTGTTGGCTTTCAATCTATTAGTTTCGGAATTAGCAAAAGCCCCATGAATGGCTACCATTTCTTAATAAACAATAAGGTTCAATTTACCTTGACGTTGTTGGTACGAATTTGTCCATAACTTCCAGTTAGTGGGCTCAGGCTCCCCCATCTTCACCATGGCACCAGCAAAATCTACATAGAATGTTAGAGCattgtatattattttaatgtgagcTCGTGGGTTAGAGCATTAGGAGCAACAATATATTTCCTTCTGAAACAGACAACATgcttgatatattattttataggtACAACTATAGGATTCATGCCTTTGCTCCATGGCTTACGCGTGGTCGTGACAACCATTAGGAGTagcaatatttttcttcatgatttttttttttaaagacggACAACACACtccttattaaaagaaaataaatgaaataaagaacTAGGTACATGGACCTAGAGTTTTTAAACTCGGTTCGGTGGTCGATCCAGTTCCGAGTCATAAATTTTACGTGGATCGTCGGGTTTTTACCTGGTCAACCCTGtttgttttataaatcaaaacgacatcgttttggttttttttaaaatagtcaaTGGGTTGGAACCGAGTTTTTGACCGGGTCTTACCGGGTCAACCCATCGGGTCAGCTGAGTTTTTgacttctcttatttttttcataaactcagcCCGGTTCTAGCCTCGAATTAGCCGATTTTCAAGTTGACCCGCCGGGTTAGatcgagtttcaaaactatgcatggACCTCTCTCGAGCACACGTATTTGGATATTATTTAATTGGCCATTTggtttcttagtttttttttttttaatcttttgttttgtttttttatttcatcattttaatatgtgatttgtatttcttttgagatttgtgttttttgtctatttttttttaatttcatgctttaacatgtggttttttatttaattttatcatttagtatTGAGTTGatggtaaattattttttatcaataataattttttagccttgtttttttattttctggttttttttttttaatttcatcctttaatatggGGTTTTTAAttcctttgtgtttttttatcttttttttttgtgattttgtttttaaaactttcatcatttaaaatgaggtttttatttaattttatcattcggagtattaggttgttttttttcttcggaCCTACCTAGCGAACAAGATTACATCATGAAAACTctcatacaatttaatttaaaatctgatgTATTAAGCAAATAGTCAAGtcaagatttttcaaatttgaatcgTTGTACCAAGTTTCATGACATTATCGTGTTAATCtagatattattgttttaagttcattttttttttaatccaagcCACAACTAGATAGCGATTATAAACTAATTAACAAATGCTCTAAAACCCGTAGGTCATTTACTGTAGTCCAATCCATAGTGAAATGTGTCTTGGGTTATAGTGAAATAATcatttttccctttcctttttattttctaaggCTTAGTTTGAGGGTAGTATAGTATTTTCACGTAtgtaaaaatacacttttaccCTTAAAGTCAACAAAATTTAGAACAGTTGGCCAAGGCAAggttatcaaaaatatttttttgatatgacatggaatatataatataaactcggatcgtaaaataataagtaaaatatttttaacaaattatatattgacaatTCCAGTCaagtagtaaataataatataacacaattaaaataaaagtgaaataaaacaaaatgaaagtctaacaccttaaaatacatagttcaaataaaaatttatacatgatttaaataacttaaaaatacaatacaatataatataattatgtccatagaatttcattaactaaattaacaaataatttgttggtgtgtcatgtaaactaaaatCAGCTTCATTGACTTAATCTTCCTCGTTATTcctaaaaaattcatcaaaatctttaTCATTTAAATGCACTGCTACTACTAGTAACAACACAGATATTGTGAATAGTAATGCTACTACTAGTatcaaacaacaatatattgttGCAAATactatatgttttaaattatagtcAAATAGGAATCTATCAAAGAGTCAATGAAATTGAAATGTGTGGACTAGAGATTCTGTCTCAAGTATAGGCCTAAGAAAGATGATTACAAACTAGTTGCCAATAACAAAAGGGAAGCTAAAATGGCAATGATTGAAGGATGGGAGCTAGAAGAAGGCGGCCTTACCATCCTGTCACTTCAAATAAACTTTTCAAGGTTTGTGGAGGTGATCAAATCTAGAATGGTAGACCTCCATAACAGTGCTTTTGAATGTTAAGATAAGGAATCTATTGAAGAAGTGAAGGTCAAAGCAGAAGATGAGATGCTGCCACAGTTGTCTATGCACATCATCGATGATATCCCTGCAAAAGCCTTTGTGAAGAAGCTGGCTGAGGGAGAGGCATACCAGAATTGGAAGATAGAGTCTGCTCCTAttgtattcaaaaaataatttttattgtttgaccATGTTTGCTgaagtgttttgttttgttttgatgttttaccTCTCTCTAGAtgtctttttgtgttttgttatttctactTGTTTTTGTCTTGATGCAATTTGTCTTATAATACCACAAGATCTTCTTTGTCAAAAGAgcctttttatttgaatgatatCATGCATTTTTCTGGGTCCAAAAtgtgtctttgttttcttttattttccatgCAAATAACACACTTACCCGAGCACACCTTACACTTTTGAGAACCTTAAaagttccatcaattcacaaaTCCACTACATTAAGAGTAATTGGCCAAACTTTGATAATACAATTGCAATGTGTGACGAAGACTAGGAAGAAGAGGAAATAAAAGAGTTTACTATGTTGATGGAGATTATGAGAAAACCTGGAAACCCGTTAGTAAAAAgctagaaattataaatttgggtactaaacaagaaaagaaagaattaaagaTTGGTACCCTTATTACAGCTAAGGAAAAAGATGGCCTAATCTATTTGTTACATGAACATACGAATGTCTTTACCTAGACTTATATAGATATGTATGGTTTATACACTGACATAATGGTACACATGATTCCCTTGGTGGAAAGAAGTAAGTCGGTTAAATGGAACACCAGACGAATGCACCCGGATATGCTATTTAAAGTGAAGgtagaaatacaaaaacaatgaGATGCAAAATTTCTTGATGTGGTCCATTATCCTCGATGGGTGGCTAATGTAGTTGTAGTTTCCAAGAAGGATGGCAAGATCAGGGTATTTATGGATTATAGAGACTTTAAGAAGGCAAGCTAGAAAGATGACTTTCCTCTACCCCATATATGCATCTTAGTCAATAATGTTGCGAAGAGAGCCATGTACTCATTCATGGATGTCTTCTCAAGATATAATCAGATTAGAATGGTAGAGGAAGATGAGAAAACTACCTTTGTCATGCTGTGGGAAACCTTTTGCTATAAAGTGATGTCATTTGGATTGAGGAATGTTGGTGCCACTCAAAGAGCAATGGTTACTTTATTCCATGACATGATGCATCCAGAAGTGGAAGTTTATGTGGATGATATACTTGccaaatcaaagaaagaagaaaatgatgagCAGGTTTTGAGGAAATTGTTTGAAAGGCAGTAAAAATTCCAATTAAGATTGAATCCCATAAAGTGTTCATTCAGGTTAAAGACTGAAAAAATGGGTTTTGTACTAAGCAGTCAAGGAATAGAAGTTGATCCAAGCAAAGTAAAGGCAATCTAAGACATATCGATGCCTAAGatggagaaagaagtaagaagTTTAACTTATAGTAACGTATGAGCTgattttctgtttattttgaaagaaaaatctcGGGGTATGAGATAATGATTGCCAAAAAGCTTTTGataagatcaaaatatatttcCAAAACATGCCATTGATAGTGCCTCTTATACCAGGAAAACCTCTAATCCTATATATGATTGtgacaaaaacaattatgagaTGCATATTGAGCCAACACGATGAGTCAGAGAGAAAAGAACAAGTTATCCACTACTAGAGCAAGACGTTTAATGATTATGAATCCTAGTATACTGCCTTTAAAAGGCTATATTGTGCCTTGGTTTGGGGGCGTAAAAAGGCCTAGGCAATCTATGTTGTATTACATGACATAGTTGATCTTAAAACTGGATCCGCTGAAATACATATGTGAAAAGTTTTACTTGTCAAGCTAGATAGCAAGATGACAAGTGTTGTTAAAAGAATACATCATTATTTATATGACAAGAAAGGTTGTAAAAGGAAGTGTGATTGCTAACCATCTGGGCAGATCATGTTGTGGAAGATTATAAGCCACTGAATTTTAACCTTCATGATGAGGATGTGCAGTACCCTGTTTCGGTAAGGTTGCAATTTGAAAGCACTAATAATAAGACTGAGTATGATTTATGCATCATCAGTCTAGAAGCTACTTTAGAGCTAAAAGTTGGGAAGTCAGCTATCAGGATTGGCATATATGCTTTTGTACGCACTTCACGAGTGCCACGCTACAATCAGAACTTCTACAGATGCAACCCCTTACATGGTATTGAAGAAGATCTTGTTGCCATTGGGAGAAGATTAGAGTAAATGGACACTGAACTATAAAGGACCTTATATGGTGAAAAAGGCTTTATCCGAATAAGCTCTAATTTTAACTAAGATGGATGGAGATGATCTACCTAAACCCATAAAGAAATACTATTCTTGATGTATTTTGcctattaaatcaataaaaatcaatgtttgGCCAAGAATTCTTTGGTGTATTTcctctttctaaaaaaaaaaaaatctacatgatctcataaacttaaaaaaccttgtttttgtgtttttacaaAGGCTTTTGGGAAATCAAAGTTATTAGTATAAATACGGAGGTCAAATTGGTGTTTGTATTTCACAAGTGAGTTTTGGGATCAAATGCTtacaaaccaaaaaataaaccaaacacCATAAAATAACATAGAAGTTGAGTTTTAATCGAATTAATAATGATTCATAAtcacaatgaaaaataattttgcatggccaaaatgaaagaaaacaaaacttatcGATCTTAAAAGCATGCGTTTAAAATTAAGAGAGACCATCTCTGATAATCCTTTAACAACACTCAAACATATCCTTTACCCCCTTTGAGCCTAGTAagtttttcttgaaaatcaacTCTGATTAGGATTACACCCCACACTAGGAAAAAATATATGGCTCAGAAAAACAATTTGACCACAATAATATACAAAATGATCCTTAATGATTAAAGGTGCCCAAACAACGCTAGGGGTatgaataaattcaaaacaatgaatacaataataatattcacaATCGAATAGTCTAAATGCTAAGGGCATGTCACACCATTTTACAAAGTCAACCCTAAGATCCAGGAATCCTTTGACCAAAAAGAGGGTTTTGGAATGAGCTTAGGTGCTCCTCATACTTGAGATCTTTTAAACACTTTTTAAGCCTGCAAGTACCATTTTATCAAATAGCCAAGAGCCAAAACCCATATTATGTACCCAATAAACCCCTTTCTAATTGAAGACGAGCAATCTAGATTGGTAAGTGATGCTT
The genomic region above belongs to Populus alba chromosome 12, ASM523922v2, whole genome shotgun sequence and contains:
- the LOC118049074 gene encoding COBRA-like protein 4, yielding MELDKLKFSIVLTIFSAMTVLHAVAYDPLDPHGSINIKWDILSWTPDGYVAAVLMNNFQMYRQIMSPGWTLGWTWAKKEVIWSMVGAQATDQGDCSNFKGNIPHCCTRNPTVVDLLPGVPKTQQYSDCCKGGVLASWGQEPTAAVSSFQLSVGLSGTSNTTVALPQNFFLLGPGPGYTCSAATIVSPSVFFSSDGKRKTQAMMSWTVTCSYSQMLVSKNPSCCVSLSSFYNSKITPCPSCSCGCQNNENTSCVMSNSRISSVVEASTSMLECTSHMCPIRVHWHIKANYKEYWRVKITVTNFNYRKNFTLWTLVAQHPNLNNVTRVYSFLYKSLMLFSTLNDTAMFYGNKKNNDKLLEAGLNGNVQSEILLGKDMSRFTLEHGWGFPSRIYFDGDECMMPPPDSYPSLPNSAPFSPTASSTPAIFLILILLAFWCSLF